A genomic region of Nostoc sp. UHCC 0702 contains the following coding sequences:
- a CDS encoding ABC transporter substrate-binding protein, translated as MYRRWILSALAVLLSIVLAACTTVTTQQPQANVTPTTKTANTNSQELPKKSAKRVVTLSSLTTDIIYQLDKTKLVGITGSVLFKNDPRFNDIPRVSEGQNTPNLEKIIALKPDLVIGAEGFSNQPIQRLQQLGISTFLSQVNNWKSLEELTIKLAQLINADPQPLLNRYKSFLPNQAKENYSTLVLVSRQPILAPNKNSWAGDLLAQFQAKNLAAELQGQSPIGGYVTLSAEKIIEANPEVIIVVNPPQSTSETSVLESFKKEDFWQKLPATKNNRVYAFSYYGLVNPGSIDEIEKTCQQLKQDLLGNSKK; from the coding sequence ATGTATCGTCGTTGGATTTTATCTGCTTTAGCAGTTTTGTTGAGTATAGTTTTAGCGGCCTGTACTACTGTAACCACTCAGCAGCCACAAGCAAACGTAACACCAACTACGAAAACGGCTAATACGAACTCTCAAGAATTACCAAAAAAATCTGCTAAAAGAGTTGTAACTCTTTCTTCTCTTACTACTGATATTATTTATCAACTGGATAAAACAAAGCTTGTAGGGATTACTGGCAGTGTATTATTTAAAAATGATCCCCGATTCAACGATATTCCTCGTGTGAGCGAAGGGCAAAATACTCCTAATTTAGAAAAAATCATTGCTCTCAAACCTGATTTAGTGATTGGTGCAGAGGGCTTTTCTAACCAACCAATTCAAAGACTTCAGCAACTAGGAATTTCTACTTTTCTCTCCCAAGTCAATAACTGGAAATCTTTAGAAGAACTTACTATAAAACTTGCTCAGTTAATTAATGCTGATCCTCAGCCTTTATTAAATCGCTATAAAAGTTTTTTACCCAATCAGGCAAAAGAAAATTATTCTACTTTAGTGCTAGTTAGTCGTCAACCAATTTTAGCACCCAATAAAAACAGTTGGGCTGGAGATTTACTGGCACAATTTCAGGCTAAAAATCTGGCAGCAGAATTACAAGGTCAAAGCCCAATTGGTGGGTATGTGACGCTATCGGCGGAGAAAATTATAGAAGCAAATCCAGAGGTAATTATTGTGGTAAATCCTCCACAAAGTACTTCAGAAACCTCAGTTTTAGAATCCTTTAAAAAGGAAGATTTTTGGCAAAAATTGCCAGCGACTAAAAATAATCGAGTTTATGCTTTTAGCTATTATGGATTGGTAAATCCAGGTAGTATAGATGAAATTGAAAAGACTTGTCAGCAGCTTAAACAAGATTTGTTAGGAAACTCTAAGAAATAA
- a CDS encoding molybdenum cofactor guanylyltransferase, whose protein sequence is MGSRGAGEQGSRGDGEHSNLSASSSSSASSPLSPSSPLPTQDSAVLSAIVLAGGKSSRMGRDKALIPIQGVPLLELVCGIAESCAETVYIVTPWPERYEHLLLPHCQFIKEVSLPVADKKLEIQQNTENSLIYHAPLLPCSPAPPHPRTPAPNTHGPLVGFAQGLAQVQTDWVLLLACDLPRLRVEVLQAWAAGLDNVNDEAIAALAAHPKGWEPLCGFYRRRCLPQLLEFINQGGRSFQQWLKQYPIEVLPLPAPEMLFNCNTPEDWALMR, encoded by the coding sequence ATGGGGAGCAGGGGAGCAGGGGAGCAGGGGAGCAGGGGAGATGGGGAGCATTCTAACTTGTCTGCTTCATCTTCCTCATCTGCCTCATCTCCCTTGTCTCCCTCATCGCCACTCCCTACTCAGGACTCAGCAGTTCTAAGCGCGATTGTTTTGGCGGGTGGTAAAAGTTCTCGCATGGGTAGGGATAAGGCGCTGATTCCCATTCAAGGTGTGCCATTATTGGAGCTAGTTTGTGGCATTGCGGAAAGTTGTGCTGAGACTGTTTATATAGTTACTCCCTGGCCAGAACGTTATGAACACTTGCTTTTACCTCATTGCCAATTTATTAAGGAAGTGTCTTTACCCGTAGCTGATAAAAAGCTGGAAATACAACAAAATACCGAAAATTCCCTCATTTACCATGCACCCCTGCTCCCCTGCTCCCCTGCACCCCCGCACCCCCGCACCCCCGCACCCAATACCCACGGCCCACTCGTAGGCTTTGCCCAAGGGTTAGCACAAGTACAAACAGATTGGGTGTTGCTGTTAGCTTGTGATTTGCCTCGGTTGCGGGTTGAGGTGTTGCAAGCATGGGCAGCTGGACTTGATAATGTCAATGATGAAGCGATCGCAGCTTTGGCTGCTCATCCTAAAGGCTGGGAACCTTTGTGTGGTTTCTATCGCCGTCGTTGCTTACCACAACTGCTAGAGTTTATCAATCAAGGCGGGCGGTCTTTTCAGCAATGGCTTAAGCAGTATCCTATAGAAGTTTTGCCCTTACCAGCACCGGAAATGCTTTTTAACTGTAATACACCTGAAGATTGGGCTTTGATGCGTTGA
- a CDS encoding thioredoxin domain-containing protein, with product MTNRLAEAKSLYLQKHALNPIDWWPWCDEALATARAQNKPIFLSIGYSSCHWCTVMEGEAFSDLAIAEYMNANFLPIKVDREERPDLDSIYMQALQMMSGQGGWPLNVFLSPEDLVPFYAGTYFPMEPRYGRPGFLQVLQALRRYYDTETEDLRQRKALIIESLLTSAVLQDGGSQEAQENELLRKGWETSTGIITSNQYGNSFPMIPYAELALRGTRFFYPGSNWQQESRYDGKQICTQRGLDLALGGIYDHVGGGFHRYTVDPTWTVPHFEKMLYDNGQIVEYLANLWSSGVEDAAIARAVAGTVKWLQREMTAPEGYFYAAQDADSFTIPTAAEPEEGAFYVWSYSELEELLTPEELRELQQKFTVTPNGNFEGKNVLQRRDGGELSAALEIALGKLFAARYGSSSNLLKTFPPARNNQEAKTANWPGRIPSVTDTKMIVAWNSLMISGLARAAGVFQQPLYLEIAAQAANFILEQQFVDGRFHRLNYQGEPRVLAQSEDYALFIKALLDLHQASFVGDENQVIPTQHSVWLKKAIAIQDEFDQFLWSLELGGYNNTSSDASQDLIVRERSYTDNATPSANGVAIANLVRLALLTDDLHYMDLAEQALKAFSSVMLSAPQACPSLFTALDCYRNSTVIRTTAEQINSLILKYLPAAVFAVVSKLPDNSIGLVCQGFKCLVPAENFEQLLQQVQQSQIRG from the coding sequence ATGACTAATCGCCTTGCTGAAGCCAAGAGTCTTTACCTCCAAAAACACGCTCTTAACCCAATTGATTGGTGGCCTTGGTGTGACGAAGCTCTTGCAACTGCAAGAGCGCAAAATAAACCTATTTTTCTCTCCATTGGTTACTCTAGCTGCCACTGGTGTACTGTCATGGAAGGCGAGGCTTTTTCTGATCTCGCTATTGCTGAGTACATGAACGCCAATTTCCTCCCTATCAAAGTGGACAGGGAAGAAAGACCTGACCTAGATAGCATCTACATGCAGGCTTTGCAGATGATGAGTGGTCAAGGGGGTTGGCCTTTGAATGTATTTCTTTCTCCAGAGGATTTAGTGCCGTTTTACGCTGGGACTTACTTCCCTATGGAACCGCGCTACGGTCGTCCTGGCTTTTTGCAAGTGCTGCAAGCGCTGCGCCGTTACTATGACACAGAAACAGAGGACTTGCGCCAACGCAAAGCATTAATTATCGAGTCGCTACTTACTTCTGCGGTATTGCAAGATGGTGGAAGCCAGGAAGCTCAAGAAAATGAACTACTCCGCAAAGGTTGGGAAACCAGTACAGGGATTATTACTTCAAATCAATACGGGAATAGCTTCCCAATGATTCCCTATGCAGAATTAGCACTGCGGGGAACTCGATTTTTCTATCCTGGCTCGAATTGGCAACAGGAATCTCGGTATGATGGCAAGCAAATTTGCACACAACGGGGACTAGACTTAGCTTTGGGTGGCATTTATGACCATGTGGGTGGCGGCTTTCATCGTTACACTGTTGACCCTACATGGACAGTACCTCACTTTGAAAAAATGCTCTATGACAATGGTCAGATTGTAGAGTATCTAGCAAATTTGTGGAGTAGTGGAGTAGAAGATGCAGCGATCGCACGAGCAGTAGCCGGTACTGTAAAATGGCTGCAAAGAGAAATGACTGCTCCAGAAGGTTATTTTTATGCTGCTCAAGATGCTGACAGTTTCACTATTCCTACAGCAGCAGAACCAGAGGAAGGAGCTTTTTACGTCTGGAGTTACAGCGAACTTGAAGAACTGTTAACGCCAGAGGAACTAAGGGAATTACAACAAAAGTTTACAGTCACTCCTAACGGTAACTTTGAAGGTAAGAATGTCTTGCAAAGACGTGATGGAGGGGAACTGAGTGCAGCATTGGAAATCGCATTGGGCAAGTTATTTGCTGCTCGTTATGGTAGCTCCTCCAACTTACTAAAAACTTTTCCTCCCGCCCGGAATAACCAAGAAGCGAAAACTGCTAACTGGCCTGGTCGCATTCCTTCGGTGACAGATACAAAGATGATTGTGGCTTGGAATAGCTTGATGATTTCTGGGTTAGCAAGGGCTGCGGGTGTGTTCCAACAACCTTTGTATCTGGAAATAGCAGCGCAAGCAGCAAATTTTATCCTAGAGCAGCAGTTTGTAGATGGGCGTTTCCACCGTCTTAACTATCAAGGTGAACCAAGGGTTTTAGCTCAGTCTGAAGATTATGCTTTGTTTATTAAAGCGCTGCTAGATTTGCATCAAGCTTCATTCGTAGGAGATGAAAATCAAGTCATCCCAACTCAGCATTCAGTTTGGTTGAAAAAAGCGATCGCTATCCAAGACGAATTTGATCAATTTCTCTGGAGCTTAGAATTAGGTGGCTATAATAACACATCTAGTGACGCAAGTCAAGATTTAATTGTGCGAGAGCGTAGTTACACAGATAATGCTACACCATCAGCTAATGGAGTAGCGATCGCTAACTTAGTCCGTCTTGCTTTACTCACAGATGATCTACATTATATGGATTTAGCCGAGCAAGCATTGAAAGCTTTTAGCAGTGTGATGCTTAGCGCTCCCCAAGCTTGTCCCAGCTTATTTACAGCTTTAGATTGTTATCGTAACTCTACTGTGATTCGCACTACAGCTGAGCAGATAAACTCTCTGATTCTTAAGTATCTGCCTGCTGCTGTATTTGCCGTGGTATCTAAGTTACCAGATAACAGCATCGGGTTAGTTTGCCAAGGATTTAAGTGCCTTGTACCAGCAGAAAATTTCGAGCAGTTGTTGCAGCAAGTGCAGCAGAGTCAGATTAGGGGATGA
- the clpP gene encoding ATP-dependent Clp endopeptidase proteolytic subunit ClpP: MIPIVIEQSGRGERAFDIYSRLLRERIIFLGTQVDSNLANLIVAQLLFLDAEDPEKDIYMYINSPGGSVTAGMGIFDTMKHIRPDVCTICTGLAASMGAFLLSAGAKGKRMSLPHSRIMIHQPLGGAQGQATDIEIQAREILYHKRRLNEYLAEHTGQPIERIAEDTERDFFMSPEEAKEYGLIDQVIDRHAAGSRPAVTMVN; encoded by the coding sequence ATGATACCTATCGTTATTGAACAATCGGGTCGAGGCGAACGCGCCTTTGATATTTACTCAAGACTGTTGCGTGAGCGCATTATCTTCTTGGGGACACAGGTTGATAGCAACTTAGCTAACTTGATTGTTGCCCAACTGCTGTTTTTGGATGCTGAAGACCCGGAGAAAGACATTTATATGTATATAAATTCTCCCGGTGGTTCGGTGACAGCTGGTATGGGCATTTTTGACACCATGAAGCACATTCGTCCTGATGTCTGTACCATTTGTACTGGACTAGCGGCGAGTATGGGCGCTTTTCTTCTCAGTGCTGGTGCTAAGGGTAAGCGGATGAGTCTACCCCATTCTCGGATTATGATCCACCAACCTCTGGGTGGCGCACAAGGACAAGCGACTGATATTGAAATTCAAGCGCGGGAAATTTTGTACCACAAGCGGCGGCTAAATGAGTATTTAGCCGAACACACTGGTCAACCCATTGAGCGCATTGCTGAAGATACTGAACGGGACTTCTTTATGTCGCCAGAGGAAGCTAAAGAATATGGCTTGATTGACCAAGTGATTGACCGTCACGCCGCTGGTAGTCGTCCAGCAGTTACAATGGTGAATTAA
- a CDS encoding integrase yields MSLGVSESPENWKLAELKAKELEADLIFKQFDPANLNKYRIHNLEIIYTSKNIELTIKQLWNKYLKYKSTTLKASTLDYLQKGLGKFIESCPIQDVKRSLEIRDWLLSNTTTSMAKRVLTHLSACVNWGIKNKLISSSNTFQGMSNDLPKHNWEENPEPNAFSEEEKKSILFALQDHKGNWNGKLYTGFAYSHYYPFVKFLFLTGCRPSEAIGLQWKNIKEDCSQITFETSIVRIRGKATRMQGSKNNKVRKFNCNEELQTLLKVHKPLECNPDRLVFPAPKGGAINYGNFCQVAWKKLIEPLIGRSSTPYCCRDTFISEQIAKGVPTAVVARWVDNSVDVIEKRYLDSKLLEQLKPL; encoded by the coding sequence ATATCTTTAGGGGTATCAGAATCCCCTGAAAACTGGAAGTTAGCTGAGCTTAAAGCAAAAGAACTAGAAGCTGATTTAATCTTTAAGCAGTTTGACCCTGCTAATTTAAATAAGTACAGAATCCATAATCTAGAAATAATATACACTAGTAAAAACATTGAGTTAACTATAAAACAATTATGGAATAAGTATTTAAAATACAAATCTACAACTTTAAAAGCTTCTACTTTAGATTATTTACAAAAAGGGTTAGGTAAGTTTATTGAAAGCTGCCCCATACAGGATGTAAAGAGGTCATTAGAGATTAGAGACTGGTTGCTATCTAATACCACTACTTCTATGGCTAAAAGGGTTCTTACCCACCTTTCAGCTTGTGTTAACTGGGGTATTAAAAATAAATTAATCTCCAGTTCTAATACATTTCAAGGTATGTCAAATGATTTACCTAAACATAATTGGGAGGAGAATCCAGAACCTAATGCTTTCTCTGAGGAAGAAAAAAAGTCTATTCTGTTTGCTTTACAAGACCATAAAGGAAACTGGAATGGGAAACTTTATACAGGCTTTGCTTACTCCCATTATTATCCTTTTGTAAAGTTTTTATTCCTAACAGGGTGCAGACCTTCTGAAGCAATTGGTTTACAGTGGAAGAATATTAAAGAAGACTGTTCCCAAATAACTTTTGAAACATCCATAGTCAGGATTAGAGGTAAAGCTACTAGGATGCAGGGGTCTAAGAATAATAAGGTGAGGAAGTTCAACTGTAATGAGGAGCTTCAAACATTACTTAAGGTACACAAACCTTTAGAATGTAATCCTGATAGGTTAGTATTTCCTGCACCTAAAGGAGGGGCTATTAATTATGGAAACTTTTGTCAAGTTGCTTGGAAGAAATTAATTGAACCTTTAATAGGTAGAAGTTCAACTCCCTATTGTTGTAGAGATACTTTTATTTCTGAACAGATAGCTAAAGGAGTGCCTACTGCGGTAGTTGCTAGATGGGTAGATAATTCAGTAGATGTAATAGAGAAAAGGTATCTTGATTCAAAACTTCTTGAGCAGCTTAAACCCTTGTAA